Proteins encoded within one genomic window of Microbacterium sp. zg-B185:
- a CDS encoding MarR family winged helix-turn-helix transcriptional regulator — protein MTGDLDTDPGALFVGSPEIVTAPLADVIDTESFTPRLIALLSNALVWRESRLLRQAFNLGTNDWRVISALAIRPGATSSDISEFVAMNKAVVSKSVNTLIGRGLIVPADGARGSRPLYLTRAGAQMHDRMMPISLEGQEIILGDLSSAEVEQLNALLGRLLLKMPDLSSSPDSSGPAGAD, from the coding sequence TTGACTGGCGACCTGGACACTGACCCCGGTGCCCTCTTCGTGGGCAGCCCGGAGATCGTCACGGCGCCGCTGGCGGATGTGATCGACACGGAGAGCTTCACCCCCCGACTGATCGCGCTGCTGTCCAACGCGCTCGTGTGGCGGGAGTCCCGGCTGCTGCGACAGGCGTTCAACCTCGGCACCAACGACTGGCGGGTGATCTCCGCACTCGCGATCCGACCCGGGGCGACCTCCAGCGACATCTCCGAATTCGTGGCGATGAACAAGGCCGTGGTCTCCAAGAGCGTCAACACGCTCATCGGCCGCGGGCTGATCGTTCCCGCCGACGGTGCGCGCGGCTCTCGCCCGCTGTATCTGACCCGCGCGGGTGCGCAGATGCACGATCGGATGATGCCGATCTCGCTCGAAGGTCAGGAGATCATCCTCGGCGACCTCAGCTCGGCCGAGGTCGAACAGCTCAACGCCCTGCTGGGCAGGCTCCTTCTGAAGATGCCCGATCTGTCGAGCTCCCCGGACTCGTCCGGCCCGGCCGGCGCGGACTGA
- a CDS encoding PadR family transcriptional regulator — translation MSLRYALLAILRVGPLSGYDLQKQFSHSVGHVWHAPDSQIYPELRKMESEGLIEGEEQTRGERGTRRVYHVTDAGHRAFLLWMQTPLDYSRVRDPAHLRAAYLESAPPEAARAFLRAHIAQWEGELEQWEGELRHIADRDNPMLVRRLQATAPEEHSAVLAYKRLAYEGLVDRARGEIAWANRGLALVDSLNAD, via the coding sequence ATGAGCCTGCGATACGCGCTCCTGGCCATCCTTCGCGTGGGCCCGCTGTCGGGCTACGACCTGCAGAAGCAGTTCTCCCACTCCGTCGGGCACGTCTGGCACGCTCCCGACTCGCAGATCTACCCCGAGCTGCGCAAGATGGAATCCGAAGGCCTCATCGAGGGCGAGGAGCAGACGCGCGGCGAGCGCGGCACCAGGCGCGTCTACCACGTCACCGACGCCGGACATCGGGCGTTCCTGCTGTGGATGCAGACGCCGTTGGACTACTCCCGCGTGCGTGATCCCGCTCATCTGCGCGCCGCGTATCTGGAGTCCGCGCCGCCGGAGGCGGCCCGCGCGTTCCTGCGCGCGCACATCGCGCAGTGGGAGGGCGAGCTGGAGCAGTGGGAGGGCGAGTTGCGCCACATCGCCGACCGCGACAACCCGATGCTGGTGCGGCGGCTGCAGGCCACCGCGCCCGAAGAGCATTCCGCGGTCCTGGCGTACAAGCGACTGGCCTATGAAGGCCTGGTCGACCGCGCCCGAGGCGAGATCGCGTGGGCCAACCGTGGTCTGGCCCTCGTCGATTCGCTCAACGCGGACTGA
- a CDS encoding class A beta-lactamase-related serine hydrolase: MGIAPEPRRDAESLRGSRRSSRRLPRRAAAGRRSFVSTLKALDQLATSGARVAVRITDLDRGSAVLAGDDHETLPVAGLGIVPLLIDVAAGFESGALDPLEIIERSSLDEVGGAGVWQHLKAPALPLADLAVLAAATGDALAANALIARVGLPAVRARIEQLGLAHSALLDAFRDARGPDDAPHVALGSARELSALFAGLVNSQIVSAGVSAQVSEWLSLNHDLSLVAAATGLDPFSHENDEHGLLFVNKTGQDAGIRAEAGVLAGPRAGVSYALIVCFDDLSITHRLRAHDAFRTLGVDLMEYVF; this comes from the coding sequence GTGGGCATTGCCCCAGAGCCCAGGCGGGACGCCGAGTCGCTGCGGGGGTCGCGACGAAGCAGCAGACGACTGCCGCGACGGGCCGCGGCCGGTCGCAGGTCGTTCGTCTCGACGCTGAAGGCGCTCGATCAGCTCGCGACCTCCGGCGCACGCGTCGCCGTGCGCATCACTGATCTGGATCGCGGCAGTGCCGTGCTCGCCGGGGACGACCACGAGACGCTCCCGGTCGCGGGCCTGGGCATCGTGCCGCTGCTGATCGATGTCGCGGCCGGGTTCGAATCCGGCGCGCTCGATCCGCTGGAGATCATCGAACGCTCCTCACTGGACGAGGTCGGTGGCGCGGGGGTGTGGCAGCACCTGAAGGCACCCGCGCTGCCGCTGGCGGATCTCGCGGTCCTGGCGGCGGCGACCGGGGACGCCCTGGCTGCGAACGCCTTGATCGCGCGGGTCGGGCTTCCCGCGGTCCGGGCCCGGATCGAGCAGCTCGGACTCGCGCATTCGGCCCTGCTGGATGCGTTCCGCGACGCCCGCGGACCCGACGACGCGCCGCACGTCGCGCTGGGGTCGGCCCGGGAACTGTCCGCGCTGTTCGCCGGCCTGGTGAACTCGCAGATCGTCTCGGCGGGAGTCAGCGCACAGGTGTCCGAATGGCTGAGCCTGAACCACGATCTGTCGCTGGTCGCGGCGGCCACCGGCTTGGACCCGTTCTCCCACGAGAACGACGAGCACGGGCTGCTGTTCGTGAACAAGACAGGTCAGGATGCCGGCATCCGTGCGGAGGCGGGAGTCCTGGCCGGTCCCAGGGCGGGCGTCTCCTACGCGCTGATCGTCTGCTTCGACGACCTGTCGATCACGCACCGGCTCCGAGCGCACGACGCGTTCCGCACGCTGGGGGTCGACCTGATGGAGTACGTGTTCTGA
- the purU gene encoding formyltetrahydrofolate deformylase: MTLQNESLRDHACLIVHGPDKPGIVAAVTALITRNKGNIVTLDQYSEDISGGAFFQRVVFHRPDLSAAMPDIEADLNETVTALGLEWTLTDQSVPKRMAILASTSDHCLLELLWRHRRGELPVTIPMVISNHTNVAADVRSFGIPFFHVPSQGPDKSEAEAKILELLKGNVDFIVLARYMQIISEDFLDSVGVPVINIHHSFLPAFIGAAPYRKAKERGVKLIGATSHYVTKDLDEGPIIEQDVARVDHAHSAADLQARGAYVERAVLSRAVQWHAQDRVIRHGNQTIVF, encoded by the coding sequence ATGACTCTGCAAAATGAATCCCTGCGCGACCACGCCTGCCTGATCGTGCACGGCCCGGACAAGCCGGGCATCGTCGCGGCGGTGACGGCGCTGATCACCCGCAACAAGGGCAACATCGTCACGCTCGACCAGTACTCCGAGGACATCAGCGGTGGTGCGTTCTTCCAGCGCGTCGTGTTCCACCGTCCCGATCTGAGCGCCGCGATGCCCGACATCGAGGCGGACCTGAACGAGACGGTCACCGCGCTGGGCCTGGAGTGGACCCTGACGGACCAATCCGTGCCCAAGCGGATGGCGATCCTCGCCTCCACGTCGGATCACTGCCTGCTCGAGCTGCTGTGGCGGCACCGCCGCGGCGAGCTGCCGGTCACCATCCCGATGGTGATCTCCAACCACACCAACGTCGCCGCGGACGTCCGCTCGTTCGGCATCCCGTTCTTCCACGTCCCCTCGCAGGGGCCGGACAAGTCCGAGGCCGAGGCGAAGATCCTGGAGCTGCTGAAGGGCAACGTCGATTTCATCGTCCTGGCCCGCTACATGCAGATCATCTCGGAGGACTTCCTGGACTCCGTGGGGGTTCCGGTGATCAACATCCACCACTCGTTCCTGCCCGCCTTCATCGGCGCAGCGCCGTACCGGAAGGCGAAGGAGCGCGGTGTCAAGCTGATCGGCGCGACCTCGCACTACGTCACGAAGGACCTGGACGAGGGGCCGATCATCGAGCAGGACGTCGCCCGCGTCGACCACGCCCACTCGGCCGCCGACCTGCAGGCCCGTGGCGCCTACGTCGAGCGCGCAGTGCTCTCCCGTGCCGTGCAGTGGCACGCCCAAGACCGCGTCATCCGGCACGGCAACCAGACCATCGTCTTCTGA
- a CDS encoding aldehyde dehydrogenase family protein, whose product MTETLETIRTGLYIGGAERSTPDTLAIADPAKPGVIVGHAASATKEDVADAVAAAKAAYPAWSALSAIERARVMAEAIAGIADERDADAAVLSQENGKVRFEAWVDALVFEIRWNLALMLADEVDTGKTLPVVPGIPVETVVSYQSLGVVTVIVPFNWPIAILGAALPHALLAGNTAIVKPPPSAPLATTRVVQRLAEKLPPGVLNVVTGKDENMSGLISNTDVAKVCFTGSVNGGKRMMELASSTLTRVTLELGGNDAAIFLEDAIIDDIHLDRLYAAIYDTTGQICMNAKRVYVHNSRLDEVVAGLSERLGKAVIGYGLDEGTTMGPLHSPVQKAFVEEIIQEAKDAGADVREFGELPGGDLAGGNFLRPAIVINPDSSLRVVTQEQFGPVIPVIGFDSEAEAVALANDTWGGLCGSVWTADPAAANRVGGQLACGYVWVNDHGATRLDLRAPFGGMKQSGFGREQGIEGIRAFQDTRSIATIDAAALAAQAH is encoded by the coding sequence ATGACTGAAACACTGGAGACCATTCGAACCGGTCTGTACATCGGAGGGGCCGAGCGCTCCACCCCCGACACGCTCGCGATCGCGGACCCCGCCAAGCCCGGAGTGATCGTCGGGCACGCGGCATCCGCCACGAAGGAGGACGTCGCCGACGCGGTTGCCGCCGCCAAGGCCGCCTATCCGGCATGGTCCGCGCTGAGCGCGATCGAGCGCGCCCGGGTGATGGCCGAGGCGATCGCCGGCATCGCCGACGAACGCGACGCCGACGCCGCGGTGCTCTCGCAGGAGAACGGCAAGGTCCGCTTCGAGGCCTGGGTCGACGCCCTCGTCTTCGAGATCCGGTGGAACCTCGCCCTGATGCTCGCCGACGAGGTGGACACCGGCAAGACCCTTCCGGTCGTTCCCGGCATCCCGGTCGAGACAGTGGTGTCCTACCAGTCGCTCGGTGTCGTGACCGTCATCGTGCCGTTCAACTGGCCCATCGCCATCCTCGGCGCTGCCCTGCCGCACGCCCTGCTGGCCGGCAACACCGCCATCGTCAAGCCGCCGCCCTCGGCGCCCCTGGCCACGACCCGCGTCGTCCAGCGTCTTGCCGAGAAGCTGCCGCCCGGCGTCCTGAACGTGGTCACCGGGAAGGACGAGAACATGTCCGGCCTGATCTCGAACACCGATGTCGCGAAGGTCTGCTTCACCGGCAGCGTCAACGGCGGCAAGCGGATGATGGAGCTCGCCTCCTCCACGCTGACCCGGGTGACCCTCGAACTGGGCGGCAATGACGCGGCGATCTTCCTCGAGGACGCCATCATCGACGACATCCACCTGGACCGCCTCTACGCTGCGATCTACGACACCACGGGGCAGATCTGCATGAACGCCAAGCGCGTGTACGTGCACAACTCCCGGCTGGACGAGGTCGTCGCCGGGCTCAGCGAACGGCTCGGCAAGGCCGTGATCGGCTACGGCCTCGACGAGGGCACCACGATGGGGCCGCTGCACTCCCCCGTCCAGAAGGCGTTCGTCGAGGAGATCATCCAGGAGGCGAAGGATGCCGGCGCCGACGTGCGCGAGTTCGGCGAGCTTCCGGGTGGCGATCTGGCCGGCGGCAACTTCCTGCGCCCGGCGATCGTGATCAACCCGGACTCCTCGTTGCGGGTGGTGACGCAGGAGCAGTTCGGTCCGGTCATCCCGGTGATCGGGTTCGACTCCGAGGCGGAGGCCGTCGCGCTGGCCAACGACACGTGGGGCGGCCTGTGCGGCTCGGTGTGGACGGCGGATCCGGCCGCGGCCAACCGCGTCGGCGGACAGCTGGCGTGCGGCTACGTGTGGGTCAACGACCATGGCGCGACGCGCTTGGACCTGCGGGCGCCGTTCGGCGGCATGAAGCAGTCCGGGTTCGGGCGCGAGCAGGGCATCGAGGGCATCCGCGCCTTCCAGGACACCCGCTCGATCGCCACGATCGACGCCGCCGCGCTCGCTGCGCAGGCGCACTGA
- a CDS encoding methylenetetrahydrofolate reductase → MTGKDVPGLIEAKDAIPAGTKINVTFLGNEDLEMRVAASKAVRELGFIPVPHISARRLASRAQLEEFLERLQDVGATEHVFVVGGDPATPEGPYEDSYDVIRTGLLRDYGVKEVSIAGYPEGHPDIKEDVLWRALEDKSLSLKQQGLDATILTQFAFDTDPVIAWVEAVRARGIESTIRIGTPGPAGIKRLIGFARRFGVGANAMIVKKYGFSLTNLMGTAGPDKFVTDLSALLAQDPASGDVKLHFYTFGGLLATADWARGYAAAQS, encoded by the coding sequence ATGACCGGCAAGGATGTGCCCGGCCTCATCGAGGCGAAGGACGCGATCCCCGCCGGCACGAAGATCAATGTCACCTTCCTCGGCAACGAGGACCTGGAGATGCGCGTCGCGGCCTCCAAGGCTGTTCGTGAACTCGGCTTCATTCCCGTCCCGCACATCTCCGCGCGGCGTCTCGCGTCGCGCGCGCAGCTCGAGGAGTTCCTGGAGCGCCTGCAGGATGTCGGCGCGACCGAGCACGTCTTCGTCGTCGGCGGCGACCCGGCCACCCCGGAGGGCCCGTACGAGGACTCCTACGACGTGATCCGCACCGGCCTGCTGCGCGACTACGGTGTCAAGGAGGTCTCGATCGCCGGTTATCCGGAGGGTCACCCCGACATCAAGGAGGACGTCCTCTGGCGTGCGCTGGAGGACAAGTCCCTCTCCCTCAAGCAGCAGGGACTGGACGCCACCATCCTCACCCAGTTCGCCTTCGACACCGACCCGGTGATCGCCTGGGTGGAGGCCGTCCGCGCCCGTGGCATCGAGAGCACCATCCGCATCGGCACGCCCGGCCCGGCCGGCATCAAGCGCCTGATCGGGTTCGCCCGCCGCTTCGGCGTGGGCGCGAACGCGATGATCGTGAAGAAGTACGGCTTCTCGCTGACCAACCTGATGGGCACCGCCGGTCCCGACAAGTTCGTCACCGACCTGTCCGCGCTGCTGGCGCAGGACCCGGCTTCGGGCGATGTCAAGCTGCACTTCTACACGTTCGGTGGCCTGCTGGCCACCGCAGACTGGGCGCGCGGCTACGCCGCCGCACAGTCCTGA
- a CDS encoding M13-type metalloendopeptidase: protein MTESRSGLALDELSAEIRPQDDLYRHVNGAWLARTEIPEDKARWGSFHLIAEQAEKDVHAIVEETRDAEPGTESRKIGDLYTSFMDTERIAELGGAPLLDQLARADAISSIPALLRTLGELERDGIGGLIGLYVEPDPGNPQRYVPFLTQGGISLPDESYYRLDNFAELRTAYRAHIQRMLELAGVADAAASADRISALETEIATHHWDNVKSRDAVATYNLLPWAEVLELAGVDLRPWLEGTAPGREDAFAEANVYQPSFFEGLGLLLSQERLEDWKAWVRWRIVHGAAAFLSDPFVDENFAFYGTQLTGVPVNRERWKRGVGLSEAAMGEAIGRVYVERHFPPAAKVAMDELVANLIRAYRQSISELEWMSPETRERALAKLDAFTPKIGYPVKWRDYSGLEVDPLDLIGNVRRAHIHEHDRQLGRIGQPVDRDEWYMTPQTVNAYYNPLMNEIVFPAAILQYPFFEADRDAAANYGGIGAVIGHEIGHGFDDQGSRFDGDGSLRDWWTDADRAAFEERTSVLIEQFNALVPRGLGEENTVNGALTIGENIGDLGGLGIAIKAYELSLDGAAAPEIDGFSGVQRLLLSWAQIWQQKGRDAETIRLLTIDPHSPNEFRCNQIVRNIDAFYDAFGVTESDELWLDADKRVTIW from the coding sequence ATGACCGAATCCCGCTCCGGGCTCGCGCTCGACGAACTCAGTGCCGAGATCCGCCCCCAGGACGACCTGTACCGCCACGTGAACGGTGCCTGGCTGGCACGCACCGAGATCCCCGAGGACAAGGCCCGCTGGGGCTCTTTCCACCTGATCGCGGAACAGGCGGAGAAGGACGTCCACGCGATCGTCGAAGAGACGCGCGATGCCGAGCCGGGCACCGAGTCGCGCAAGATCGGCGACCTGTACACCAGCTTCATGGACACCGAGCGGATCGCCGAGCTGGGCGGCGCCCCGCTCCTGGACCAGCTCGCCCGCGCCGACGCCATCTCCTCGATTCCCGCCCTCCTGCGCACGCTGGGCGAGCTCGAGCGCGACGGCATCGGCGGGCTGATCGGCCTGTACGTCGAGCCGGATCCCGGGAACCCGCAGCGTTACGTGCCGTTCCTGACCCAGGGCGGCATCTCGCTGCCGGACGAGAGCTACTACCGACTGGACAACTTCGCCGAGCTGCGCACGGCCTATCGCGCGCACATCCAGCGGATGCTCGAGCTCGCCGGGGTGGCGGATGCCGCGGCATCCGCCGATCGCATCTCCGCGCTGGAGACCGAGATCGCCACGCACCACTGGGACAACGTGAAGAGCCGCGACGCCGTGGCCACCTACAACCTCCTGCCGTGGGCTGAGGTCCTCGAGCTGGCCGGTGTCGATCTTCGCCCGTGGCTGGAGGGGACCGCCCCGGGCCGCGAGGACGCGTTCGCGGAGGCGAACGTCTACCAGCCCAGCTTCTTCGAGGGGCTCGGGTTGTTGCTGAGCCAGGAGCGGCTCGAGGATTGGAAGGCGTGGGTGCGCTGGCGGATCGTGCACGGCGCGGCGGCCTTCCTGTCCGACCCGTTCGTCGACGAGAACTTCGCCTTCTACGGAACACAGCTGACCGGCGTGCCGGTCAACCGGGAGCGCTGGAAGCGCGGCGTCGGACTGTCCGAGGCAGCTATGGGCGAGGCGATCGGACGGGTCTACGTCGAGCGGCACTTCCCGCCGGCGGCCAAGGTCGCCATGGACGAGCTCGTCGCGAATCTGATCCGCGCCTACCGGCAGAGCATCTCGGAGCTGGAATGGATGAGCCCGGAGACCCGCGAGCGGGCGCTGGCCAAGCTCGACGCGTTCACCCCGAAGATCGGCTACCCGGTGAAATGGCGGGACTACTCGGGCCTGGAGGTGGACCCGCTCGACCTGATCGGCAACGTGCGTCGCGCGCACATCCACGAACACGACCGTCAGCTGGGCCGCATCGGGCAGCCGGTGGATCGCGATGAGTGGTACATGACGCCGCAGACGGTCAACGCGTACTACAACCCGCTGATGAACGAGATCGTCTTCCCTGCGGCGATCCTGCAGTACCCCTTCTTCGAGGCGGACCGCGATGCCGCCGCGAACTACGGCGGCATCGGCGCGGTCATCGGCCACGAGATCGGCCACGGTTTCGATGACCAGGGCAGTCGCTTCGACGGCGACGGTTCCCTGCGGGACTGGTGGACGGATGCCGACCGGGCAGCCTTCGAGGAGCGCACCAGCGTGCTGATCGAGCAGTTCAACGCGCTCGTGCCGCGCGGACTGGGCGAGGAGAACACGGTCAACGGGGCGCTGACCATCGGTGAGAACATCGGCGATCTGGGCGGCCTGGGTATCGCGATCAAGGCCTACGAGCTCTCGCTCGACGGTGCGGCTGCGCCGGAGATCGACGGCTTCAGCGGGGTGCAGCGCCTGCTGCTGTCGTGGGCGCAGATCTGGCAGCAGAAGGGCAGGGATGCCGAGACGATCCGGCTGCTGACCATCGACCCGCACTCGCCCAACGAATTCCGGTGCAACCAGATCGTCCGCAACATCGACGCGTTCTACGATGCGTTCGGGGTCACCGAGTCCGACGAGCTCTGGCTGGACGCCGACAAACGCGTCACCATCTGGTGA
- a CDS encoding aminomethyl transferase family protein, which translates to MAPKNLQEVLDAAKSPVELLRNSQIGSYIYPVVPADFQNWIKEQTAWRNTAVLYDQSHHMDNVFLKGSDAIKLISDTAINSVANFAVNKAKQYVPTTAAGHVIGDGILFREADDEYVYVGRAPASNWLLFHGETGGYQNLEISVDRRSPSRPYGHAVSRQYYRFQIQGPNAWAVIEKLNGGELEKLGFFNMSTMKIAGKDVRTLRHGMAGAPGLEIWGPYADHDVIRDAIVEAGAEFGLVPVGSRAYPSNTLESGWIPSPLPAIYTGEAERAYREWLGVDSYEATGTLAGSFVSDNIEDYYLTPWELGYGSFVKFDHDFIGRDALEKIDPASQRKKVTLAWNAEDLGKVWTSLLNVDGPSYKFFDLPLANYGSANYDSIVDANGTNVGLSMFTGYSANERRGLSLGLVNPDVPEGTELKVVWGEPDGGTSKASVEPHEQTEVRVVVSPVPYSTVARATYQGGWRTGYDNTSA; encoded by the coding sequence ATGGCACCGAAGAATCTTCAGGAAGTACTGGACGCGGCCAAGAGCCCCGTCGAGCTTCTGCGCAACTCCCAGATCGGCTCGTACATCTACCCCGTCGTGCCGGCCGACTTCCAGAACTGGATCAAGGAGCAGACCGCCTGGCGCAACACCGCGGTCCTGTACGACCAGTCGCACCACATGGACAACGTGTTCCTCAAGGGCTCGGACGCCATCAAGCTGATCTCGGACACCGCGATCAACTCGGTCGCGAACTTCGCCGTCAACAAGGCGAAGCAGTACGTTCCGACCACGGCCGCCGGCCACGTCATCGGTGACGGCATCCTGTTCCGCGAGGCCGACGACGAGTACGTGTACGTGGGCCGCGCGCCTGCGTCCAACTGGCTGCTCTTCCACGGTGAGACCGGCGGATACCAGAACCTCGAGATCAGCGTCGACCGCCGTTCCCCCTCGCGTCCGTACGGCCACGCCGTCTCGCGCCAGTACTACCGCTTCCAGATCCAGGGTCCCAACGCGTGGGCCGTCATCGAGAAGCTCAACGGCGGCGAACTGGAGAAGCTCGGCTTCTTCAACATGTCGACGATGAAGATCGCCGGCAAGGACGTCCGTACGCTGCGCCACGGCATGGCCGGAGCACCCGGACTCGAGATCTGGGGCCCGTACGCCGATCACGACGTCATCCGCGACGCGATCGTCGAGGCGGGCGCAGAGTTCGGTCTGGTCCCGGTCGGTTCGCGCGCCTACCCGTCCAACACCCTGGAGTCCGGCTGGATCCCCTCGCCGCTCCCGGCCATCTACACCGGCGAAGCAGAGCGCGCATACCGCGAGTGGCTCGGCGTGGACAGCTACGAGGCGACCGGCACGCTGGCCGGCTCGTTCGTGTCGGACAACATCGAGGACTACTACCTCACCCCGTGGGAGCTCGGCTACGGCTCGTTCGTGAAGTTCGACCACGACTTCATCGGCCGTGACGCACTCGAGAAGATCGACCCGGCATCGCAGCGCAAGAAGGTCACGCTCGCCTGGAACGCCGAGGACCTCGGCAAGGTCTGGACGTCGCTGCTGAACGTCGATGGCCCCAGCTACAAGTTCTTCGACCTGCCGCTGGCCAACTACGGCTCCGCGAACTACGACTCGATCGTGGACGCGAACGGCACGAACGTCGGCCTGTCGATGTTCACCGGCTACTCGGCCAACGAGCGTCGCGGCCTGTCGCTCGGCCTGGTCAACCCGGACGTGCCCGAGGGCACCGAGCTCAAGGTCGTCTGGGGCGAGCCGGATGGCGGCACCAGCAAGGCCTCCGTCGAGCCGCACGAGCAGACCGAGGTCCGCGTCGTGGTCAGCCCCGTCCCGTACTCGACGGTCGCCCGCGCGACCTACCAGGGCGGCTGGCGCACGGGCTACGACAACACGTCCGCGTAG
- a CDS encoding MATE family efflux transporter, giving the protein MPRDTLNRDILRLAVPALGSLVAEPLFLIVDSALVGHLGVIPLAGLGIASAVLQTIVGLMVFLAYATTPAVARRFGAGDPRRAVSVGIDGLWLALGLGAVLALVGYLTTPLLVGMFAAGPEVARDAETYLGISMWGLPAMLIVFAATGLLRGMQDTVTPLWIAGLGFTANALLNWLFIYGFGWGIGGSAFGTVVAQWGMVAAYAFVIGRLARTHEASLRPHREGVRGSARSGGWLFLRTLSLRLALLATVAVATSVGTEELAGWQVAFTIFSTAAFALDALAIAAQALVGKGLGAGDTVEVQRTLGRTVAWGAWFGVVVGAVIGALSGVIGLLFTGDPALAALIQPALLVLAVAQPVCGVVFVLDGVLIGAGDAKYLAIVGVLNLIPFVPVLVVIAVLGAGDAAGLAWLSVSFFGVYMLARLVTLGWRVRSAAWMNTRA; this is encoded by the coding sequence GTGCCCCGCGACACGCTGAACCGCGACATCCTGCGGCTCGCCGTCCCCGCGCTCGGATCGCTCGTGGCCGAGCCGCTGTTCCTGATCGTGGACTCCGCGCTGGTCGGCCACCTGGGCGTCATCCCCCTCGCCGGCCTCGGCATCGCCTCGGCGGTCCTGCAGACGATCGTGGGGCTGATGGTGTTCCTCGCGTACGCCACCACCCCCGCCGTCGCCCGCCGCTTCGGCGCGGGCGATCCCCGACGGGCGGTGTCCGTCGGCATCGACGGCCTGTGGCTCGCGCTCGGCCTGGGCGCGGTCCTCGCGCTGGTCGGGTACCTCACCACGCCGCTGCTGGTGGGCATGTTCGCGGCCGGCCCCGAGGTCGCCCGCGACGCCGAGACGTACCTCGGCATCTCGATGTGGGGGCTGCCGGCGATGCTGATCGTGTTCGCGGCGACCGGGCTGCTGCGCGGCATGCAGGACACCGTGACACCGCTGTGGATCGCCGGGCTCGGCTTCACGGCCAACGCGCTGCTGAACTGGCTGTTCATCTACGGCTTCGGCTGGGGCATCGGAGGATCCGCGTTCGGCACCGTCGTGGCGCAGTGGGGGATGGTCGCGGCGTACGCGTTCGTGATCGGACGGCTCGCCCGCACCCATGAGGCATCGCTGCGACCCCACCGCGAGGGGGTGCGCGGCTCGGCACGCTCGGGCGGTTGGCTGTTCCTGCGCACGCTGTCGCTGCGCCTGGCGCTGCTGGCGACGGTGGCGGTTGCCACCTCCGTCGGAACCGAGGAGCTGGCCGGGTGGCAGGTCGCGTTCACCATCTTCTCGACGGCCGCGTTCGCCCTGGATGCTTTGGCGATCGCCGCCCAGGCGCTGGTGGGCAAGGGCCTGGGCGCGGGCGACACCGTCGAGGTCCAGCGCACGCTCGGCCGGACCGTGGCGTGGGGCGCGTGGTTCGGGGTGGTGGTGGGTGCGGTGATCGGGGCGCTGTCGGGTGTCATCGGCCTGCTCTTCACCGGCGACCCCGCGCTTGCCGCGCTGATCCAGCCTGCGCTGCTCGTGCTCGCTGTCGCGCAGCCGGTGTGCGGCGTGGTGTTCGTGCTGGACGGTGTGCTGATCGGGGCGGGCGACGCGAAGTACCTCGCGATCGTGGGGGTGCTCAATCTCATCCCGTTCGTGCCGGTGCTCGTCGTCATCGCCGTCCTCGGCGCCGGCGATGCGGCCGGTCTCGCGTGGCTGTCGGTGTCGTTCTTCGGCGTCTACATGCTCGCCCGCCTGGTCACCCTGGGCTGGCGCGTGCGCAGCGCGGCGTGGATGAACACACGCGCCTGA
- a CDS encoding TrmH family RNA methyltransferase, giving the protein MTAPGPVEPALPHGVGPWPGGPDAWPADPRLDPELLAHGDSRNVVDEYRYWRMDAIVADLDGRRHPFHVAIENWQHDMNIGSIVRSANAFLAAEVHIVGKRRWNRRGAMVTDRYQHVRHHEDVAAFAAWADAASIPVIAVDNLPGAVPVDRAELPQRCVLLFGQEGPGLSPEALAAASGTVEITQYGSTRSINASAAAAVVMYEWCRRWAVPGS; this is encoded by the coding sequence ATCACCGCCCCGGGGCCGGTCGAGCCGGCGCTGCCGCACGGCGTGGGGCCCTGGCCGGGGGGACCGGATGCCTGGCCCGCCGATCCCCGCCTGGATCCTGAGCTGCTCGCACACGGCGACTCCCGCAACGTCGTCGACGAGTACCGCTATTGGCGCATGGACGCGATCGTGGCCGACCTGGACGGGCGACGGCATCCATTCCATGTCGCGATCGAGAACTGGCAGCACGACATGAACATCGGCTCGATCGTGCGCAGTGCCAACGCGTTCCTCGCCGCCGAGGTGCACATCGTCGGCAAGCGCCGGTGGAACCGCCGCGGTGCGATGGTCACCGACCGCTACCAGCACGTCCGCCACCACGAGGACGTCGCGGCGTTCGCCGCCTGGGCGGATGCCGCGTCCATTCCGGTCATCGCGGTCGACAACCTGCCGGGGGCGGTGCCGGTGGATCGCGCCGAGCTTCCGCAGCGATGCGTGCTCCTGTTCGGCCAGGAGGGGCCGGGCCTGTCTCCGGAGGCGCTGGCCGCGGCATCCGGAACCGTCGAGATCACGCAGTACGGCTCGACGCGTTCGATCAACGCCTCGGCTGCCGCCGCCGTCGTCATGTACGAGTGGTGCCGGCGCTGGGCCGTCCCCGGGAGCTGA